The Chryseobacterium sp. JV274 sequence TGAAGCCTAATGAAGAATCACCTATTTTTTCTAAATCAAAATATTGAACTTTTTCCATTAAATAATTTATTTTACGATGTAATTAAAATCAGGTCTGATAATTCCGGGTAATACATTGATATTTTTACCCATTTTTACATTTTCAACTTCAAAACCTATTATTTCGTTGGCTACAAAAAGAGGGATTCTTTGATCTTCTCCAAACATGAGTTTGAAATAATAATTACCCGTATTGAGTAAGTGTGGTGGGATTTCGAATTCTACAACATATTCTTTTTTCTGAGAATCATTTTGAGTAGTAATGGGAGCCCCTGTATGGAAAACTACCGCTTCTTCATATGTTCTCAGCTCAAAAGTTGTATCAATATTGATATTTTCTTTGAAATTATAAAATCTAAGCAGGATTTTAATCCCTGATTCTATATCTAAAAACTGTCCTTTTGTAGGTTTAACAGAAAATTCTAATATTTTGATATTTTCATTTCCTAAAGCTGTTTCCAACGGCCCTTCATGAAGGTAAATTGATTGCTTCTCAGAGCTTTTCTGATATTCTGCAATGGTATCTAAAATACCTCCGCTATATGTTAACTGCCCTTGGTGAAGTAAAATTCCGGATGAACAAAGCTCTTTTATTGCAGTCATATTATGGCTTACAAATAAGATGGTTCTTCCTTCTCCTTTGGTGACATCATTCATCTTTCCAAGGCATTTTTTCTGAAAGTCTGCATCACCCACTGCTAAAACCTCGTCAACGATTAAAATCTCAGATTCTAAGTGAGCTGCTACAGCAAACGCAAGGCGAACATACATTCCCGAAGAATATCTTTTAACAGGAGTATCAATATATCTCTCAACACCAGAAAAATCTACAATTTCATCAAATTTTCTCTTGATTTCTTTCCTTGTCATTCCTAAAATAGCACCATTGAGAAAAACATTTTCCCGTCCTGTCATTTCAGGATGAAATCCTGTTCCTACTTCCAATAGAGAAGCAATTCTTCCATTGGTATAAATCTTACCTGTCGTAGGTTTTGTAACTTTACTTAAAACCTTTAACAGTGTTGATTTTCCTGCACCGTTTCTTCCGATAATTCCTACAGCATCTCCCTTTTCGATTTCAAAATCGATATCACGGAGAGACCATACATATTCAGAGTCTCCCTTGGTTGTTCTGTCATTGGTTTCTCCAATTTTCAAATAAGGATCTTCCTTTCCTCTTATTTTATACCAGAACCTGTTGAGATCATGAGACAATGTTCCTGTACCGACTTGTCCCAGACGGTATTGTTTAGATATGTTTTCTGCTTTTAAAGCTAGCATGTTTTTTTAATTTAAATTTTTAAACAGGAAATAATTACACCGTATCCATAAAGGTTTTTTCAACTTTATTGAATACAACAATTCCTATCATCAAAAGGATAAGAATAATAATAGTACTAATTCCCAGCATAGCGGGAGAAAAGTCTCCAACACCGATCCAAGCGTATTTAAAACATTCAAAAATACCGGTTAAGGGGTTGTAATATGCTAATTTTTTGAAGAATCCTGGTAATGAGGAGGCAGGATATATTACTGGAGTTGCATACATATACAAGCTTACCCCAAAACCTAATAGCATTGCCAAATCTTTATATTTCGTAGTGAGTGAAGAAAATATCATTCCAACACCTAATGCAAAAAGAGCCATCAGGAATATAAGAAAAGGGGTTGCAAGAATCCAGATGTTAGGATGGGCTTCTCCTTTATAGTAATAATAAGCCCACGCAAGGATGAATAGAATAAACTGTACTCCAAACCTCATAAGGTTAGAGATGACGATTGACAATGGGGTAACCAGTCTTGGAAAATATACTTTTCCGAAAATTCCGGCATTTCCTGTAAAAGTGGAGGATGTAGCCAGTAAAGAGGCAGAAAAATAATTCCAAAGAGTAACGCCGGCCAGATAAAAAAGAAGAGGTGGTGCTCCATCTGTTGGGAGTTTCGCAATTCTTCCAAAAATAACCAGATATACGATGGTTGTTAGAATGGGATTGATAAAAAACCATATAGGTCCTAAAATAGTCTGCTTAAAACTGGATATAAAATCTCTCTTTACAAACATATAGACAAGATCTTTGTATTTCCAGACTTCTTTTAGCTTCAAGTCAAATAACGAATGATTTGCACCAATCGTCTCAGTCCACTTCTGTTGTGGTTCATTCATCTGTGTAAGTTTTTGCAAATTTATAATAATTAATTCTTACCGTATCTTTTCGTTTATAAATTTTCATGATAAATAAAACTAAAAATCAACAACTAATATATTGATAATTGATGGTATGAACAAAAACTATTGGCCATAAAGCCAATAGTCTATGATTTTTATAAATTATTTTTGTTATTTCCCGATAAGTTGTTTCAGATATTCACCATAGCCGCTTTTGCCATATTTTACCGCAGTTTCAAGCAGTTTTTCTTCATTAATGAATTTATTCCTGAACGCTATTTCTTCAATACAGCCGATTTTAAACCCTTGTCTTTTTTCTATAACACTTACAAATTCTGAAGCGTCATGAAGAGAGTCAAAAGTTCCGGTGTCCAGCCATGCAGTACCTCTGTCAAGAACTGCAACCTCAAGCTTTTCATTTTTTAAATAGACGTTGTTGATATCAGTAATTTCCAACTCGCCTCTTGCAGAAGGCTTGATGTTTTTAGCAATTTCTACCACATCGTTATCATAAAAATAAAGACCCGGTACTGCATAATTTGACTTAGGATTTATAGGTTTTTCTTCAATAGAAACTGCCTTTAAATCTTTATCAAATTCTACAACCCCATATCTTTCGGGGTCAGCAACGTGATAGGCAAAAACAACTCCTCCATTCGGGTTGGTTTTATTTTTCAGTAAAGTTCCCATTTCGGAACCGTAGAAAATATTATCACCTAATACCAGTGCAGCAGAATCATTGCCGATAAACTGGTCTCCCAAAATAAATGCCTGCGCTAAACCATCAGGGCTTGGCTGTACAACATATTCTATATTACAGCCAATTTGAGAACCATCTCCCAAAAGTTTGATAAACCCGGCCTGGTCGTGTGGGGTAGTAATGATTAGGATATCCTTGATTCCGGCTAAAAGAAGTGTGGAAAGCGGATAATAGATCATTGGTTTGTCATAAACAGGCATCAGCTGCTTGCTTACGGCAATGGTTAGAGGGTAAAGTCTTGTTCCGGAACCTCCGGCTAATATTATTCCTTTCATTTGGTGGTGCGTATTACGCTTATTTCTTTTGTGTTATAAATTGATTTTATTTTGCTATTTCTGGATTGTCCTTTCAATAGCTAAGACCTTTAGCTGTATTGTTTGTTGTAGTAATCCTGATAATTTCCTGAAGTTACATTTTCAAGCCATTCTTTATTTTCAAGATACCAGTCAATCGTTTTTCCCAGCCCTTCTTCAAAAGTTACCGAAGGTTTCCAGCCTAAGTCCTTATTTAGTTTCGTGGCATCAATAGCATAGCGCTTGTCATGGCCAGGTCTGTCCTTTACAAAAGTGATCAGTTTTTCAGAATAGCCTTCCGGTTTTTCTAGTTTAGCATCCATTTGCTTGATCAGTTCTTTTACAAGATCAATATTCTGCCACTCATTGAATCCTCCGATATTGTAAGTCTCACCAGTTTTTGCTTCATTGAAAATCTGATGAATTGCTTTGGCGTGATCAATTACAAATAACCAGTCTCTCGTATATTTCCCATCACCATAAATAGGAAGAGGTCTTTCGTTGATAATATTTGAGATGCAAAGAGGAATAAGTTTTTCCGGAAAATGATTGGGTCCATAATTGTTTGAACAATTAGAAACGATGAACGGCATTCCGTAAGTATTTCCATAAGCTCTTACCAAATGATCAGAAGCTGCTTTTGAAGCAGAATATGGAGATTGAGGGTCATATGAAGTTGTTTCTAAAAAGAATCCGGTTTCACCCAAACTTCCATATACTTCATCAGTGGAAATATGGTAGAAAAGGTTGGTTCTTTTTTCATCCGGGAATCTGCCATGGGTGTGGTCAGGGTTTAATGTCCAGAACTCTTTACAAAGATTCAGAAGATTGGCTGTTCCGTTTACATTGGTGTTAATAAACGCCATTGGATCTGTAATACTTCTGTCTACATGACTTTCTGCCGCCAAATGTACTACAGCATCGGGATTATATTTTTCAAAAACCTTTCTGAGTTCTTCCGGGTTTGTGATGTCTGCTTTTTCGAAAACGTAATTGGGTTCATTTTCAATGTCCTTTAAGTTTTCAAGATTTCCGGCGTAGGTGAGGGCATCAAGATTGATGATCTTTGTATCCGGATTGTTTTTTACAAATTCTCTTACAACATGGGAGCCGATGAATCCGGCACCTCCTGTAATGATAATGTTTTTCATTTATTTATTTTGAGATGGTCTTTCTTCCTATACTTTTATAATGAAATCCGTTTTGTTCAGGGATTTCCAATGGGTACATATTTCTGCCGTCGAAAATGACTTTGTTTTTCATTTTTTTAGCCATAAGCTCAAAATTAGGATTTTTAAACTCTGGCCATTCTGTGGCGATAAATAATGCATCAACATCTTCCAATGCGTCATACATTCCTTTGGCATATTGTATTTTGCTGCCAAGGAGTTTCTGAACATTGCTTTCAGCAACAGCATCATAGGCTATAATCTCTGCGCCCTTTTCTAATAAAAGAGCAATGTTGTCTAAAGATGAAGCCTCTCTGATATCATCTGTATTTGCTTTGAAGGCAAGTCCCCACATGGCAATTTTCTTTCCTTTTATAGTACCACCGAAATACTTTTCGATTTCAGACACTAAAATTACTTTTTGTGTGGTGTTTACATTTTCAGTAGCTTCCAGGATCTGGAAATTAAAATCTTCCTGTTTCCCGGATTTGATAAGAGCTTTTACATCTTTAGGAAAACAGCTTCCTCCATATCCGATTCCCGGGAATAAGAATCTATGCCCAATTCTGTCATCACTACCCATTCCCAGTCTTACCTTATCTACATCTGCACCTACTTTTTCGCAGTAGTTTGCAATTTCGTTCATAAAGGTAATCTTTACGGCTAAAAATGAGTTCGCAGCATATTTTGTAAGCTCCGATGATTTCTCATCCATAAAGATGATTGGAATTCCCGTATTGGTAAAAGGCTGGTAGATTTTAGACATGATGTCTTTTGCTTTTTCTGAGCTGGCACCTACAACTACTCTTGAGGGATTCATAGAGTCTTCAACGGCAAAACCTTCTCTTAAAAATTCAGGATTTGAAACTACATCAAAAGGGAGGTTTGTTTTGGAAGCGATTGTTTCTCTTACCCTGTCCGCTGTTCCTACGGGAACAGTACTTTTATTGACAACAACTTTGTATTCTGTCATCATCTCACCAATGTTGTTGGCTACCTGAAGTACATAAGATAAATCTGCAGAACCGTCTTCTCCCGGAGGAGTTGGTAATGCCAGATATATGACTTCGCTTTTATCTAAGGCTTCTTTAAGATCGGTGGTGAAAAATAATCTTTCAGACTGAATGTTTCTTAAAAACATCTCTTCAAGGTTAGGCTCATAGATGGGAACAATGCCGTTTTTCAAACCTTCTACTTTTTTTTCATCAATATCAACACAGTATACTGAATTGCCAAGTTCTGCCAGAGTAGTTCCTGTAACTAGCCCCACATAACCTGTTCCTACAATCGTTATATTCAAAATGTTTGTTTTTAAATTCTAAAGACAAAAGTAATAAAAATCCTGTGACATATTCTTTTAATTTATTGTAAATGGATCTGGCGCTATTTGCTTGATACTTAAGATAATTTTGTGTTTTTGGAAAAAATGCGTATATTTGCAATGGATTTACGGGAAAAAATGGGAAGGCTTCGGAAGAAAGCCTTTTTTCGTACTGTAAATCAAGATAAAATTATATGGAGTTTAGAAAAAGAATTGACGAATTGTTAAATGAATTCCTTGAGACCAGAAAAGATCTGTTTCTTATTGATCTTAAAATTTCTGCAGGGGATGATATTACAGTGATTTTAGATGGTGATAACGGAGTTTCGCTGCAGGACTGCCTTGATGCAAGCCGTGCAATAGAATTCAATATGGATCGTGAAGAGCATGACTTCAGTCTTCAGGTGATGTCTGCGGGATTGAGCGAACCATTATCCACACCAAGACAGTTCGGTAAAAACATTGGAAGAGAGATTGAGGTAATGCTGGAAGATTCTTCCAAAATAGAAGGAGAATTGTCAAAAGTAGATGATGAAAAGATCACGCTTACTTTGCGTTATCGTAAGCCGAAAGATATCGGAAAAGGAAAAGTAGATGTAGAAGAGGAGAAGGAGATTCCTTACTCCGAAATCAAGAAAGCATTAGTAGTAATTAAATTTTAAAAAGAAAAAAGAATAGATGGATAATATAGCGTTGATTGAATCCTTTGGTGATTTTAAAGACGAAAAGGGGATCAGTAAAATTGATCTTATGGCAATTATTGAAGATTCACTGAAGACTCTTTTGAGAAAAAGATTTGATTCGGATGATCATTTTGATGTGATTGTAAACCCAGATAAAGGAGATTTTCAGATATTTTTAAATAAAACAATTGTAGAGGACGAAATGTCTGAAGATGATGATTTGGAAATTGAAATTTCTGAAGCAAAGAAGATTGATCCTACCTTTGAAGTAGGTGAGGACTTTACAATGGAAATTCCTGTTGCACAGTTGGGAAGAAGAAATATTCTTACCCTTAAGCAGATTCTGGCTACAAAACTTCAGGAGCACAATAATGCAATGCTGTACGAGCAGTTTAGAGATAAAATTGGGGAAATAGTTGTAGGAGAAATCCACCATATCCGTCATAAGCACGTGATTTTGCTGGATGATGAAGGAAATGAATTTATTTTACCAAAAGAAAACCAGATCCCATCCGATTTCTTTAAAAAGGGTGAGAATATCAGAGCTATTGTTGAAACAGTAGACTTTAAAGGTTCTAAACCACAGATTATTATTTCCAGAACTGCACCTAAATTCCTTGAGAAATTATTAGAGCTGGAAATTCCTGAGATCCAGGACGGAACAATTATGCTGAAAAAGGTAGTAAGAATTCCTGGTGAAAAGGCGAAGATTGCAGTAGATGCTTATGATGACAGAATTGATCCGGTAGGTGCCTGTGTAGGTGTTAAAGGATCCAGAATTCATGGGGTTGTAAGAGAGTTGAGAAATGAGAACATCGATGTTATTCAGTGGTCTAAAAACCCTGAAATTTTGGTGAAGAGAGCTTTAGGAAATGTTACTGTCAATAAAATTGACATCAATGAGGATCAAAACTATGCATTAGTATATACTCCTGTTGAAGAGATTTCTAAAGTAATTGGAAAACAAGGACAGAATATTAGACTGGCTTCTTGGTTGTCAGGATATGAAATTGATGTATACAGAGAGTCCAGCGAGGATGACGATGTTGAATTGAGAGAATTTAATGACGATATCGAGCAGTGGATTTTGGATGAGTTTAAGAAAGTAGGACTTACAACTGCAAAATCAGTATTAGATAAAGAAACTGAAAGTCTTTTAAATATGGTAGACCTTGAAGAAGAAACAATCGAAGAGGTAAAACGTATTTTGAGAGAAGAATTTGAAGATTAAGATTTAAATAAATTTTAATAAACAGTAAAAAGGAAATACTTTAATTTTAAAAATTAAAAAACAGTAAATAATATAGATGCCAAAAATTAGATTAAATAAAGCGGTTAAGGAATTCAACATTTCGATGTCCAGATTAGTAGAGTTTTTACAATCAAAGGGTATTGAAGTTGAAAGCAATCCTAACGCTCAATTGGAAGAATCGGCATATTCTGCATTGGAGGCTGAGTTTGCTAAAGACGGCGAACAACGAAAGGCTTCCCATGAGGTGGTGATCACTAAAGTTCCGGAAGAAAAACTGGAAATTGAAGAGAAGAAAACCCCTGAAGTGATAAGAGCTAAAGCAAATAAACCAGAAACTAGAATTTTAGGTAAAATAGATCTAGAACCTAAGAAGCCTGAAGTTGAGGAAGCTCCTGCAGCTCCTGTGGCTCCTGTTGCAACACCGGTTGAAGAAAAGAAAGAAGAAATCGTGAAAGAAGAACAGCCGGAAGTAAAAGCAGCTCCTGAAAAACAGGAATTCAAAGTTTTGGATAAGATTGATTTGTCTCAAATAGAATCTAGAAACAGACCTGTGAAAAAAGACAAGCCAAAAATGGAGGAGAAAAAAGAAGAAGTGAAACCTGTGGAAACAGTAAAAGAAACTCCAAAACCAGCTGTTGTGGAGGAGAAAAAAGTGGAAACTCCAAAAGCGGCTGAGGCTGAACCTGAATCTCAGGAGCCTCAGAAAATTGAGACAGTATATCAGAAACTTGACGGTCCTAAGATCGTTGGAGAAAAGATCGACTTGACTCAATTTGCACCAAAACCAGGTTCTGGAGCAAAAAAGAAAAGAAAGAGAATTGAAAAACCTGGTGGCCAAAACAACCAACAAGGTCAGGGGAATAATCAAAACTCAGGAAATAATAACAACAACCAAGGTGGTCAAGGCCAAGGTGGAAACCGTCCGCATAACAACAATGGTGGACAGGGTGGCCAAGGTGGAAACCGTCAGGGTCAAGGTGGCCAAGGAAACCGTCCACAAGGTCAAGGTGGTCAAGGAGGAAACCGTTTTGGAAACAACCAAGGTGGAGGAAACCGTCCTCAAGGTCAAGGTGGTGGTGGCTTCAAGAAAGGAGGCCAGAACAATAGACCTGGACAAAGAGTTATGCCAGTTGAGCTGACTGACGAGCAAGTTAAGAACCAGATCAAAGAAACACTAGAAAAACTTACTAATAAAGGAGGTAAATCTAAATCTGCAAAACACAGAAAAGACAAAAGAACTTTCCGTAGAGAGCAGGATGAGCGTCAGCAGGAGCTTGAGGCACAAGACAGAACTCTTAAAGTAACAGAATTCATCACTGTAGGTGAATTGGCAAGTTTGATGAATGTTTCTCCAACTGAAGTAATTTCTGCTTGTTTCTCACTAGGTGTAATGGTTACCATGAACCAAAGACTTGAAGCTGATACTTTATTATTGGTAGCAGATGAGTTTGGTTATAAAATTGAATTCTCGGATGCTGACCTTGAAGAAAGTGACAGCGAAGATGAAATCGACAGTGAAGAAAGCTTAGTATCAAGAGCGCCAGTAGTTACTGTAATGGGACACGTTGACCACGGTAAAACTTCATTATTGGATTATGTTAGAAAAACTAACGTAATTGCAGGTGAATCTGGAGGTATTACTCAGCACATCGGTGCTTATAACGTGAAACTGGAAAACGGTCAGAGAATTACATTCTTAGATACTCCTGGTCACGAAGCCTTTACAGCAATGAGAGCGAGAGGTGCACAAATCACGGATATTGCAATTATTGTAATTGCTGCTGATGATGATGTAATGCCACAAACGAAAGAAGCAATTGCTCACGCCCAGGCTGCACAGGTACCAATGATTATTGCAATCAATAAAGTTGATAAGCCAAATGCAAACCCTGATAACATTCGTCAACAGCTTTCAGGCTTAAACCCTCCGGTTTTAGTTGAAGAATGGGGTGGAAATGTTCAGGCGCAGGAAATTTCAGCTAAGTTTGGTAATAATGTAGACGTATTATTGGAAAAAGTTTTATTACAGGCTGAAATGCTTGAACTAAAAGCGAATCCTGATCGTTCTGCAAATGGTGTTGTTATTGAAGCATCTTTAGATAAAGGTAGAGGATATGTTGCTACCATGTTAGTACAAACCGGAACATTAAGAGTAGGAGACTATGTAGTAGCTGGTAAAAATCATGGTAAAGTAAAAGCGTTACTTGATGAAAGAGGTAAAAACCTTAATGAAGCTGGACCTTCAATTCCTGCAACAATCTTAGGTTTAGATGGAGCGCCAACTGCTGGTGATAAATTCCGTGTATATGCTGACGAAAGTGAAGGTAAGGCTATTGCCAACAAGAGAGAACAGCTTCAGAGAGAACTTTCTATCAGAACGAAAAAACATACAACGCTTGAAGAATTAGGTAGACGTATTGCTTTAGGAGAATTCAAAGAATTGAATATTATTCTTAAAGGTGACGTGGATGGTTCTGTGGAAGCACTTTCTGATCAGTTACAAAGATTGTCAACAGAGGAGATCAGCGTAAAAATCCTTCACTCAGGTGTAGGACAGATTACGGAATCTGATATCAATTTAGCAGCAGCATCAGATGCGATTATCATTGGATTTAATGTAAGAGCAGGTGCTAATGCCAAAGAGCTTGCAGACCGTGAGGAAATTGAAATCAGAACATACTCTGTAATCTATAAAGCAATAGATGAGGTAAAAGAAGCAATGGAAGGAATGCTTTCTCCGGAAATTCAGGAGCAGGTAATTGGTAATGTTGAAATCCGTGAGGTATTCAAGATTTCTAAGGTTGGTTCAATTGCCGGATGTATGGTTCTTACCGGAAAAGTTACAAGACAATCGAAAGTACGTCTGTTAAGAGATGGTATTGTTAAATTTGACGGTGAACTTGAAAGCTTGAAGCGTTTCAAAGACGATGTTAAAGAAGTCACAAAAGGCTACGAATGTGGTCTGAACCTGAAAGGTTATAATGATATCGAAATCGGAGATATTCTTGAAGTTTACGAAGAAGTAGCTGTTAAGAAGAAACTGAAATAAATATATCCTAAATATGTGAAAACCACTTTTTTATAAAGTGGTTTTTTTATTTTTTATACTCAATTAATTTATAATGATTCTAAATAATTTTTTTTGAATTATTAATAATTTGTTAAAATGAATTTGGTCTGTAAAAAAATTATTTTTTATTGAATAAAAACCATCTATTATTATTGAATCCTATTTAATTTGCGTTATTTTCAAATAAAATATTAAAAAAAACCACTGTTTAAACAGTGGTTTAATTTGTGGATGTTAATATTTATTAACATATTTGCCCATTAAATATATTAAAATTTGTTAATATGAATGTTAAATTACGTGTATTGACAGCTGGTGTGCTGTTTTTTACAGGCCAGGCTGCGTTTGCTCAAAAAAAGGCAAGCGACACTATTAAGCCAAAAGCGGCAAAAGAAACAAAAATTGAAGAGGTAGTTGTACTTGGATATAGTAAAGTATCTACAAAAGCAAAAGACGTAACAGCTTCTACAACTGTTACTGCAGAAAAATTTGAAAATCGTCCTACAACGTCATTTTTGAACTCTTTGCAAGGTGAAGCGCCTGGTTTGACAATTAACTCAACATCAGGTCAACCTGGATCTGGGAAAATTGATGTAATCATTAGAGGGGTAGGGTCTTTAAGCGCAGGATCTGAACCATTATATGTTATTGATGGTATTATTTCTAATGCGACCCAATACAGAAACTTAAATGATAGTGACATAGAATCTGCTTCTATTCTTAAAGATGCTGCTGCAACTTCTATCTATGGTAACAGAGCTGCAAATGGGGTGATTGTTATTAATACTAAAAGAGGTAAGTATAACTCACCAATGAGATTCTCATATAATGGATTTACAGGAGTGAGCTTTTTACCAAAGACAGACTATAACATGTCTAATACCCAGCAAGCGCTGACATTAGAGAAAAGAGCAGGTGCTGGATTAGGGGCTACACTTACCGATGCACAGATAAACAGCTATGCAGTGAATACTGATTGGAGAAAAGTTTTCTTTAATGCAGGTTTTACACAAAAGCATGACGTAGCAATGACAGTAGGGGGACAAAATGTAAATTTATATTCATCCCTAGGATATTTTGATCAAACAGGTATTGTATCTAATGTTTCTGATTTTAAGAGATTTACTTTTAGAAATAATTTAAATGGTAAGTCAGATAATGGTAAATTTACTTATGGAGCCCAAGTTGCATTATCATTTTCAAAAAGACATCAGCTTGATGAAGAAACTAATGCTAATATAAGCAACAACTCTATTCAAAACCCATTGCATGGTGCTAATGCAGGATTACCATATTTGCAATCCGGACTTTATCAAAATGGACAGCAACTATATAATGCTATAGGGACTAATTTTGATGGAGGAAAAAATATTTATTCTCTTGAAGATGTACTAAGAAAAGGTTCAATGCCAAATGAAAGAACCGAAACAGGTATTATTGCGAATATTAATTTAGGATATAAATTAACTGATTATTTAACACTTAACCATAAATCAGGGGTAGATTATAAATATCAAGAAACTAATTTTGCGAGAGCTCCTTGGAACTATTTAGCGATAGCAACAGCTGCATCTACAGCGAATACTACTGTAAATCCGAATCCATTTGGTGGTATTGAAGATTTTGCAAAAACAAGAGAGTTTAACTATAACGCTATTACTAGTTTAAACTTTAACAAAACTTTTGGAGATAAACATACTATTAATGGAGGTGTTTATTTAGATTATCTTAAAATTATTTATAACGGTACATCTCAAAGAAGAACAGGTTTGAACCCTATAAACTGGGTCTTTGGAGCAGGGACAGGTTATGTTGACCCTGTATACTATGCTAACCCAAGTGGTGGTTCACCTATTGTTTATTATGTACCAACTGCTTCAGCAAATAAAATTAAAGCAGGCGCTTTAGCTTATTTTGCAACTGTAGATTATGACTATGATAGTAAATATGGGGTAAGTGCATTGGTGAGAAGAGATGGATCATACAGATTTGTTTCTGATAACAAGTGGGCTACATTTTGGTCAGTTGCAGGTAGATGGAACATCGATAAAGAAAACTTTATGCAAGGATCTATATTCGATATGTTGAAATTAAGAGTTTCTTATGGTGAGCAAGGTAACCAAAACATTATTGCTGTATCTGCAGGTAGTAACCCAATGCTAGTGGGGACTAACCTTGTTAGAGATACTTACTTAGCAGGTACTGGTTATAATAATATCGCAGGGGCCTTAGGAGTAGGAGTATTTGCTAATCCTGATGTAAAATGGGAAAGGCTTGCACAGACTAACATTGGTTTAGATTTCAGAATGCTGAATAGGAAACTGGAAGGTAATATTGATGTTTATGATAAAACAACAAAAGATCTATACAATGATATTAACTTATCTGCGGTTACAGGAACAACTTCTATTAAAGGTAATAATGGTAAGCTTCAAAACAGAGGTATTGAAGTCTTATTAAGATATAACATTATTCAGAGTGAGAGTACAAAACTTTCAATATATGGTAATACTGCCTATAATAAGAACAAGATTTTATCTTTAGTTAAGGATGATAATGCCGGAACAAATAGAAATGTTGTTGGTGGGCCTATTGATCAGTGGTTTCTTGCCCCTTATTTAGGAGTTAATCCCGCGAATGGGCA is a genomic window containing:
- the rimP gene encoding ribosome assembly cofactor RimP — its product is MEFRKRIDELLNEFLETRKDLFLIDLKISAGDDITVILDGDNGVSLQDCLDASRAIEFNMDREEHDFSLQVMSAGLSEPLSTPRQFGKNIGREIEVMLEDSSKIEGELSKVDDEKITLTLRYRKPKDIGKGKVDVEEEKEIPYSEIKKALVVIKF
- a CDS encoding UDP-glucose dehydrogenase family protein produces the protein MNITIVGTGYVGLVTGTTLAELGNSVYCVDIDEKKVEGLKNGIVPIYEPNLEEMFLRNIQSERLFFTTDLKEALDKSEVIYLALPTPPGEDGSADLSYVLQVANNIGEMMTEYKVVVNKSTVPVGTADRVRETIASKTNLPFDVVSNPEFLREGFAVEDSMNPSRVVVGASSEKAKDIMSKIYQPFTNTGIPIIFMDEKSSELTKYAANSFLAVKITFMNEIANYCEKVGADVDKVRLGMGSDDRIGHRFLFPGIGYGGSCFPKDVKALIKSGKQEDFNFQILEATENVNTTQKVILVSEIEKYFGGTIKGKKIAMWGLAFKANTDDIREASSLDNIALLLEKGAEIIAYDAVAESNVQKLLGSKIQYAKGMYDALEDVDALFIATEWPEFKNPNFELMAKKMKNKVIFDGRNMYPLEIPEQNGFHYKSIGRKTISK
- the rfbA gene encoding glucose-1-phosphate thymidylyltransferase RfbA, which encodes MKGIILAGGSGTRLYPLTIAVSKQLMPVYDKPMIYYPLSTLLLAGIKDILIITTPHDQAGFIKLLGDGSQIGCNIEYVVQPSPDGLAQAFILGDQFIGNDSAALVLGDNIFYGSEMGTLLKNKTNPNGGVVFAYHVADPERYGVVEFDKDLKAVSIEEKPINPKSNYAVPGLYFYDNDVVEIAKNIKPSARGELEITDINNVYLKNEKLEVAVLDRGTAWLDTGTFDSLHDASEFVSVIEKRQGFKIGCIEEIAFRNKFINEEKLLETAVKYGKSGYGEYLKQLIGK
- a CDS encoding polysaccharide ABC transporter ATP-binding protein — translated: MLALKAENISKQYRLGQVGTGTLSHDLNRFWYKIRGKEDPYLKIGETNDRTTKGDSEYVWSLRDIDFEIEKGDAVGIIGRNGAGKSTLLKVLSKVTKPTTGKIYTNGRIASLLEVGTGFHPEMTGRENVFLNGAILGMTRKEIKRKFDEIVDFSGVERYIDTPVKRYSSGMYVRLAFAVAAHLESEILIVDEVLAVGDADFQKKCLGKMNDVTKGEGRTILFVSHNMTAIKELCSSGILLHQGQLTYSGGILDTIAEYQKSSEKQSIYLHEGPLETALGNENIKILEFSVKPTKGQFLDIESGIKILLRFYNFKENINIDTTFELRTYEEAVVFHTGAPITTQNDSQKKEYVVEFEIPPHLLNTGNYYFKLMFGEDQRIPLFVANEIIGFEVENVKMGKNINVLPGIIRPDFNYIVK
- the rfbB gene encoding dTDP-glucose 4,6-dehydratase yields the protein MKNIIITGGAGFIGSHVVREFVKNNPDTKIINLDALTYAGNLENLKDIENEPNYVFEKADITNPEELRKVFEKYNPDAVVHLAAESHVDRSITDPMAFINTNVNGTANLLNLCKEFWTLNPDHTHGRFPDEKRTNLFYHISTDEVYGSLGETGFFLETTSYDPQSPYSASKAASDHLVRAYGNTYGMPFIVSNCSNNYGPNHFPEKLIPLCISNIINERPLPIYGDGKYTRDWLFVIDHAKAIHQIFNEAKTGETYNIGGFNEWQNIDLVKELIKQMDAKLEKPEGYSEKLITFVKDRPGHDKRYAIDATKLNKDLGWKPSVTFEEGLGKTIDWYLENKEWLENVTSGNYQDYYNKQYS
- a CDS encoding ABC transporter permease, which codes for MNEPQQKWTETIGANHSLFDLKLKEVWKYKDLVYMFVKRDFISSFKQTILGPIWFFINPILTTIVYLVIFGRIAKLPTDGAPPLLFYLAGVTLWNYFSASLLATSSTFTGNAGIFGKVYFPRLVTPLSIVISNLMRFGVQFILFILAWAYYYYKGEAHPNIWILATPFLIFLMALFALGVGMIFSSLTTKYKDLAMLLGFGVSLYMYATPVIYPASSLPGFFKKLAYYNPLTGIFECFKYAWIGVGDFSPAMLGISTIIILILLMIGIVVFNKVEKTFMDTV